The stretch of DNA GCCAAGTTCCTCGGCCTGAGTTACAAGGCCGTCGGGATGAAGGCTATCAAGCAACTGGTCAAATGGAACTATAAATGCCTGGGATGCGGCAAGGTCTTCGACAAGGAGATGCCTGACTGCCCCATCTGCGGCTCGAAGTTGAGAACGACCAGGGCTGGTCGCTGATATCCATATCGGTTCGATATGTTCATTGATCCTAGCCCATCCGATGTTGGGAAAGATAAAGGAAAAAATAAAGGGCGGAGCGGGCCGCTCCAGACCTATTTGTTACCAAGTTCGGCCGATTTCACTGCACCGGCCTCGATCGCATCTATGAACGCGGCCCTGATGCTGTACTGCTCAAGCACGCGTATCCCTTCGATGGTCGTTCCGGCCGGTGATGCGACCATATCCTTCAGCTCGCCCGGGTGCTTCCTGGTCTCAAGCACGGTCTTGGCCGATCCGAGGACAGTCTGTGCCGCAAGGGCCAGGGCCACGTCGCGCGGCAACCCTGCCAGTACTCCTCCGTCCGCCATTGCCTCTATTACCATATAGACATAGGCCGGTCCGGAACCGCTCAGTCCGGTCACGGCGTCCAGGTACTTCTCGTCCATCGGGAACGCGATGCCGACCGAGTTCAGGATCTTCTGCACGGTCTCCTTGTCCTCTACCTTGGCGCTCTTGCCCAGCGCGAAGGCAGATGCCGACGCGCCGACCTGACAGGGCTGGTTCGGCATGACCCTTACCACCCTTACGCCCCAGTTGATATGTTTCTCGATGAAATCGACCTTGATGCCGGCAGCGATCGAGACCAGGAGGTGCTCGCTCGTCAGGATCGGCTTGAGCTCATCGAGGACCGAACCCATCTGCTGCGGCTTGACCGCCAGGATGATCACGTCCGACGATCTCGCCACGTCCAGATTGTCCACGGTGGTGCGGACCTTCAGCGTCTTCGTAATGTAATCCCTGCGAGCCGGAACGATCTCGCTCGCCACTATGTCCTCCGCGGTCGTGACGCCCGCCGCTATGATACCCTTCATGAGGGCCTCGGCCATCATGCCAGCCCCGACGAATCCAATCTTCATATGAGTCAACACTCCATTGACGTTTCCGTCAGTGGGTTGGCGTTATGAACTCGATGATATAAAAAAGAGTATCGTGGCCTATCTGGCCATTGACCTATGGTTCTTCCTGAGATCGTTTGGCCTCCAGATATTGCAGTATCGCCTTCATGAAAGCGGGGAGGTCCTCCGGGCTCCTTGAGGTGATG from Methanomassiliicoccales archaeon encodes:
- the proC gene encoding pyrroline-5-carboxylate reductase, which produces MKIGFVGAGMMAEALMKGIIAAGVTTAEDIVASEIVPARRDYITKTLKVRTTVDNLDVARSSDVIILAVKPQQMGSVLDELKPILTSEHLLVSIAAGIKVDFIEKHINWGVRVVRVMPNQPCQVGASASAFALGKSAKVEDKETVQKILNSVGIAFPMDEKYLDAVTGLSGSGPAYVYMVIEAMADGGVLAGLPRDVALALAAQTVLGSAKTVLETRKHPGELKDMVASPAGTTIEGIRVLEQYSIRAAFIDAIEAGAVKSAELGNK